From the genome of Sphingobacterium kitahiroshimense, one region includes:
- a CDS encoding DUF4007 family protein, giving the protein MKKFSFSGHETFACKIYWLKKGYDFILSGKKFTDEDAVVELGVGKNMVTSIRFWLKAFGIVDDNDETTQLADYLFGDQGVDLYLEDPLSLWLLHYQLIKQEKASIYSLVFNFFRRERAEFTREQLKKFLKRKIEENKGTFSEKTLDSDIKAFLNNYLSGNSNEVEEGFINILQELGLITSLKRHDDNDHLVEWYRFDTSPKQDLPIEALLYVILDNTDYGSSISLSSLANDPTSLGNVFLLTETTLAQRLQQIPSAYGVYTETAGNPVLQVNEGLDSIQLLRNYYEIENAGL; this is encoded by the coding sequence ATGAAAAAATTTTCATTCTCAGGGCACGAAACATTTGCGTGTAAAATATATTGGTTAAAGAAGGGATATGATTTCATCCTGTCTGGTAAGAAATTTACCGACGAAGATGCAGTTGTTGAACTTGGGGTAGGTAAGAATATGGTTACTTCGATTCGCTTTTGGCTCAAAGCCTTTGGTATAGTTGATGATAACGATGAAACTACACAATTAGCAGATTACCTATTTGGTGATCAAGGTGTCGATTTATACTTAGAGGATCCTTTGAGTTTATGGTTATTGCATTATCAGCTTATTAAGCAAGAGAAAGCAAGTATCTATAGCTTAGTTTTTAACTTCTTTAGACGTGAGCGTGCCGAATTTACACGTGAACAACTGAAGAAATTCTTGAAACGTAAGATTGAGGAAAATAAAGGAACATTTAGTGAGAAAACTTTAGATTCAGATATCAAAGCATTCCTTAATAATTACCTTTCCGGCAACTCAAATGAAGTCGAAGAAGGCTTTATTAATATCCTACAAGAACTTGGTCTTATCACTTCATTAAAACGACACGATGACAATGATCATCTTGTCGAGTGGTATCGATTTGATACTAGCCCAAAACAAGATTTACCAATCGAAGCGTTGTTATATGTGATATTGGACAATACTGATTATGGATCATCTATTAGCTTATCATCACTCGCTAATGATCCCACATCTTTAGGTAATGTATTTCTACTTACTGAAACAACTTTAGCACAAAGACTACAACAGATTCCCTCAGCTTATGGGGTATATACGGAGACAGCAGGTAATCCAGTTCTTCAAGTAAATGAAGGGTTAGATAGCATACAATTATTGAGAAACTACTATGAAATTGAAAATGCAGGACTATAA
- a CDS encoding cysteine desulfurase family protein translates to MKKDFIYLDNNATTPLDPKVLDAMMPYLTDMYGNAASSHRMGRMLNNTVNVARGQVADMIDVNEEDIYFTAGATEAINIALQGIPARNGLPKHIITVTTEHPAVLDTCRYLETIGVEVTYLPVDLAGMVDMQAYRDAFKENTILVCIMMANNETGVLLPVDIYADIAHENGALFMTDATQAVGKYIFDASNIDLMAFSAHKFYGPKAIGGLYVAPHVKLKPLVYGGGHERGLRSGTLATANIVGMGAAAVLVSELVKEDILRMKNYRDTLEDLLLIKEYTIRNTSSAPRVCNTSNMRFEGIDNEALLLGLNDVCVSNGSACHSLVMEPSHVLIAMGLSKEQANQSIRFSVGRYTTEQDIFHTADAVHKVVERLRAMAN, encoded by the coding sequence ATGAAAAAAGACTTCATTTATCTTGATAATAATGCAACTACGCCATTGGATCCGAAGGTTTTGGATGCAATGATGCCTTATTTGACAGATATGTACGGCAATGCTGCAAGTAGCCATCGTATGGGGCGAATGTTAAATAATACGGTTAACGTAGCTAGAGGTCAAGTTGCAGATATGATTGATGTTAATGAAGAGGATATTTATTTCACTGCAGGAGCTACTGAAGCGATTAATATTGCTTTGCAGGGTATACCTGCTCGAAATGGATTGCCGAAACATATCATTACAGTAACGACCGAACATCCAGCGGTATTGGATACGTGTCGATATTTAGAGACGATCGGAGTGGAGGTAACTTATCTGCCTGTTGATTTGGCTGGTATGGTTGATATGCAAGCTTATCGAGATGCTTTTAAGGAAAATACAATTTTGGTTTGCATCATGATGGCGAATAATGAAACAGGTGTATTACTACCTGTTGACATATATGCTGATATTGCTCATGAAAATGGAGCATTATTCATGACAGATGCCACGCAGGCAGTTGGAAAGTATATTTTTGATGCTTCCAATATTGATTTGATGGCATTTTCAGCACATAAATTTTATGGACCGAAAGCAATTGGAGGACTGTATGTTGCGCCTCATGTCAAATTAAAGCCGTTGGTCTATGGCGGAGGCCATGAACGTGGACTTCGCAGTGGCACATTAGCTACAGCTAATATCGTTGGTATGGGAGCGGCAGCTGTTTTGGTATCAGAATTAGTGAAAGAAGATATACTTCGTATGAAGAATTATCGGGATACATTAGAAGATCTTTTATTGATTAAAGAATATACCATTAGAAATACATCCTCTGCGCCACGTGTTTGCAATACATCAAATATGCGGTTTGAGGGAATAGATAATGAAGCTTTGTTATTAGGATTGAACGATGTTTGTGTTTCAAACGGTTCTGCTTGCCATTCATTGGTGATGGAGCCTTCCCATGTTTTAATAGCGATGGGTTTAAGTAAAGAGCAGGCAAATCAATCCATCCGCTTTAGTGTAGGGCGTTATACTACAGAACAAGATATATTTCATACAGCAGATGCTGTACATAAAGTTGTTGAACGATTAAGGGCTATGGCCAATTAA
- a CDS encoding P-loop NTPase fold protein — translation MLEKTLNKISHLDDTKRIKPFWKFRFDEHAYIKDFKYGNLKKHATIALIIWLFSDYLSQKVFKKSILIIKQNINLPNFTTFVYYIVIPFVIFFFIKRISKGYTPSFNSLINYLIYVALFGYLIESNSELISQLKIESHEIIHIIFVSFLILLSKWSLYFVRVNSEDLNYQFLIDKKNEKDLFAYKGLSNEIERFIHSTESEHSFAIGVLGNWGDGKSFLTNTLLGELKKNREDYIVLDFNPWLYEKNQLIDSFFNEFLNAVSSIDRSLKNDFSAYASKITDQSNNEKIQLTNLLVKLLTDSRTINEVKCSISEKLKYSRKKVVIFIDDTDRLDLEEILCVLKIIRNSANFSNTFFITGIDYNYLHSKVEDPKYLEKIFNVLVALPKVSPSVLKTEIIKRFKTNFQEHHKLIEALEDLLQYEWFMSFLKNLRQVNRLINSFKIAYNKLGENVDLIDLLVLETLKNSATKTYFELFNNRIKAETFNSPDKLESESLRTQINEVKNPDILEALQYLFKKKSDHLRTFNSNYQLMFFNYSYEGVNISDFYDIIAKSKLEIVDQFNKWVAENEIHKNELLQLLTLYLKGRPLDDDYNNFIRILLELDDSEFSERIFQDIYIPIPDKHSKANEDLIKNNYFNNILGIISDYTDPNPKLSLDWTFSISRFLLQHRKNNTNSTLNNEELLIITENYQRSFEKFLKSNEKFEEKYYAFQKCIIEINDDRVIYDAECKKIFKNYILEDDNLIELLKASIKPLYGKFNKNVPEITIEDFLHVIFDDEDELLKLVNKISPSTTVPPVKFIKLYISEYYKYRKDKQSSFSKHIHDENLVNEFEVYYNIDKI, via the coding sequence ATGCTCGAGAAGACTTTAAATAAAATATCACATTTGGATGATACTAAAAGAATAAAACCATTTTGGAAATTTAGATTTGACGAGCATGCATATATTAAAGATTTTAAATATGGAAATTTAAAAAAACATGCAACAATTGCTTTAATTATATGGTTATTTAGTGATTATTTATCCCAAAAAGTCTTTAAAAAGTCAATACTCATTATTAAACAAAACATTAACCTACCAAACTTTACAACATTCGTATATTACATTGTCATACCATTCGTTATATTTTTTTTTATTAAACGTATTAGTAAAGGTTACACACCGTCCTTTAACTCATTGATTAATTATCTTATATATGTAGCATTATTTGGTTATCTAATAGAAAGTAATTCAGAACTAATTTCCCAGCTAAAAATAGAGTCACATGAGATCATTCACATTATTTTTGTTAGTTTTTTAATATTGCTTTCAAAATGGTCTTTATATTTCGTACGAGTAAACTCTGAAGACCTCAATTATCAATTTTTAATTGATAAAAAAAATGAAAAAGACCTCTTTGCATATAAAGGCCTTAGTAATGAAATTGAGAGATTTATACATAGCACCGAATCCGAGCATTCATTTGCAATTGGAGTGCTGGGTAATTGGGGAGATGGTAAATCATTTCTCACGAATACACTTCTAGGAGAACTTAAAAAAAATCGCGAGGATTATATTGTATTAGATTTTAATCCTTGGCTTTATGAAAAGAACCAACTCATTGATAGTTTTTTCAATGAATTTCTAAATGCTGTTTCTTCAATAGATCGATCGCTAAAAAATGATTTTTCTGCATATGCAAGCAAAATTACGGATCAATCAAATAACGAGAAGATCCAACTAACTAATTTACTCGTCAAACTTTTAACAGATTCAAGAACAATTAATGAAGTAAAATGTTCGATTAGTGAGAAATTAAAATATTCAAGAAAGAAAGTCGTCATTTTTATTGATGACACAGATCGGTTGGATTTAGAAGAGATCCTTTGTGTTTTAAAAATCATCAGGAACAGTGCTAACTTCTCCAACACTTTTTTCATTACAGGAATAGATTACAACTACCTCCACTCAAAAGTAGAAGACCCGAAATATCTGGAAAAAATATTTAATGTTTTGGTCGCATTACCTAAAGTTAGTCCTTCCGTTTTAAAAACTGAAATAATTAAACGTTTCAAAACTAATTTTCAAGAACACCACAAATTAATTGAAGCACTCGAAGATTTACTTCAATATGAGTGGTTTATGTCGTTTCTTAAAAATTTAAGACAAGTAAATCGATTAATTAATTCATTTAAAATTGCCTATAATAAACTGGGAGAAAATGTTGATCTAATTGACTTATTAGTACTAGAAACTTTAAAGAACAGCGCAACTAAAACATATTTTGAATTATTCAATAATAGAATAAAAGCCGAAACTTTCAACTCACCTGACAAGCTTGAAAGTGAATCGTTACGTACTCAAATAAATGAAGTTAAAAACCCTGACATACTTGAGGCCTTACAATACCTTTTCAAGAAAAAGAGTGACCATCTCAGAACATTCAATAGTAATTATCAATTGATGTTTTTTAACTATTCATACGAAGGTGTCAATATTTCAGACTTTTATGATATAATAGCTAAAAGTAAATTAGAAATAGTGGACCAATTTAATAAGTGGGTTGCTGAAAATGAAATTCATAAAAATGAATTACTACAATTATTAACCTTATATTTAAAAGGACGTCCATTGGATGATGATTACAACAATTTTATTAGAATATTATTAGAACTAGATGATTCAGAATTTTCAGAGAGAATATTTCAGGATATATATATTCCTATACCTGATAAGCATAGTAAAGCCAACGAAGATTTAATCAAAAATAATTATTTCAACAATATATTGGGAATAATAAGTGACTATACTGACCCTAACCCCAAATTATCTTTAGACTGGACATTTTCTATTTCAAGATTTTTACTTCAACACAGAAAAAACAATACAAATTCTACTCTAAATAATGAAGAACTTTTAATTATCACAGAAAATTACCAAAGATCTTTCGAAAAATTTCTAAAATCTAATGAAAAATTTGAGGAAAAATATTATGCATTTCAAAAATGCATAATAGAAATTAATGATGATAGAGTAATATATGACGCTGAGTGCAAAAAAATTTTTAAGAATTATATTTTAGAAGATGATAACTTGATTGAATTATTAAAAGCATCTATTAAGCCTTTATACGGTAAATTTAATAAAAATGTTCCAGAAATTACCATAGAAGATTTTCTCCATGTAATTTTTGATGATGAAGATGAATTATTAAAACTTGTTAATAAAATTTCCCCATCTACTACAGTTCCACCAGTAAAATTTATTAAATTATATATAAGTGAATATTATAAATACAGAAAGGATAAACAATCTTCATTCTCTAAACATATCCATGATGAGAACTTAGTTAACGAATTTGAAGTGTATTATAATATTGATAAAATATAA
- a CDS encoding (deoxy)nucleoside triphosphate pyrophosphohydrolase — MLQVTCAIIEHNNKVLICQRSETMKLPMKWEFPGGKLEQDESKEDCIKREIKEELGMIITTGRVLKPVAYQYPEFAICLYPFICKWESGKVLPTEHRQAIWVDASELLNYDWAEADLPIVREYLSL, encoded by the coding sequence ATGCTGCAAGTAACCTGTGCTATAATTGAACATAATAATAAAGTGTTGATCTGTCAACGTTCTGAGACGATGAAGCTTCCTATGAAATGGGAATTTCCGGGTGGTAAGCTAGAACAGGACGAATCGAAGGAAGATTGCATAAAAAGGGAAATCAAAGAAGAATTGGGTATGATCATCACCACTGGCCGAGTGCTAAAGCCTGTAGCATATCAATACCCTGAGTTTGCCATATGCCTCTATCCTTTTATCTGCAAATGGGAATCTGGCAAAGTGCTTCCCACAGAACATAGGCAGGCGATATGGGTAGATGCATCTGAATTATTAAACTACGACTGGGCGGAAGCTGACCTGCCGATAGTACGTGAATATTTGAGCTTATGA
- a CDS encoding DEAD/DEAH box helicase has translation MTFGIYESLITQSLANKLKELPEKEFYINRTSLDKEEATRTLSMHLQEVIAKAFQSIKSNNDLLLDKQIEISNRLIMFLHDEITQYEFEEDLIEVNGGILKAVFDKIDSHYANLDLRLKEITPASRLTQSELFTGGNMGLSLDSELKKEIRSADRIDLLVSFIKWKAIVILKDAFQEFTARGGQLRIITTTYMGATDAKAIQELSLLPNTQIKVSYNTGNERLHAKAYLFYRNTGFHTGYIGSSNFSRSALTDGLEWNVKVTTKEIPHIIDKFQKTFESYWENAEFELYDDQKHFVQLDRALKRNKLGKSDQNIFTLFDLKPYHYQNEILEKLKVERKVHNRYRNLVVAATGTGKTVISAFDFKNYLKDNPHSNFLFIAHRIEILTHAQNTFRNVLKDQNFGELLGSGYTVADRRNVFATIQTLANRIKESDFSAEYYDYVIMDEVHHIQADSYQQVIKYLKPKIILGLTATPERADGKSILADFDQHIAAEIRLPDALNNKLLCPFQYFAVSDSVDLDKAKWIKGKYDTGDLTRIYTQSDDRVREILHNLNKYCKDIHDVKAIGFCISIEHAQYMRDKFTSAGLLAESLTSVNTDRRQEIMHQFRKGEINYLFVVDIFNEGIDIPEIDTVIFLRPTESLTIFLQQLGRGLRLHDHKDSLTVLDFVGNANPNYDFESKFRALIGKTNTTVQKEIENDFIHLPLGCSIILEKKAKEVILTNIRKATSLNKRDLKRRLENYINQTELPLTLENFLFINNISFERLYLRHTWTSLREEAGIIKNVDRTNEKNYRAMLSKKWAATNSLSYFRFLLDLAEKDFVLNELSVSEIDTLYLTMLHYDFWQDASNERSLFESIAIIGSNKSYVEEIKVYLKMRINLIDFEELDCKELGYEQPLKLHARYTRDQILVAFGLSTLAKKNPNREGSAENKELNTELLFINLQKSEEDFSPTTMYEDYAINETLFHWQSQNEAGPHTTKGLGYINQRERNKKILLFVRESPKDSLGNTAGYVFVGLGNFLKHQGSKPMSITWKLEEPIPEYLWTASAKMAVG, from the coding sequence ATGACTTTTGGAATATACGAATCGCTGATAACACAATCCTTAGCAAATAAATTGAAAGAATTGCCTGAAAAGGAATTCTATATAAACAGGACTTCACTTGATAAGGAAGAGGCGACAAGAACATTGTCAATGCATCTGCAAGAAGTAATTGCTAAGGCTTTTCAATCCATTAAATCCAACAATGATCTTTTACTTGACAAACAAATTGAAATCAGTAATCGTTTGATTATGTTCTTACACGACGAGATCACGCAATACGAATTTGAAGAAGATCTGATCGAAGTGAATGGCGGTATACTCAAAGCTGTTTTTGACAAGATTGATTCTCATTATGCCAATTTGGATCTTAGGTTAAAAGAGATTACGCCCGCTAGTCGATTGACGCAGAGTGAGCTGTTTACTGGTGGCAATATGGGTCTTTCTTTAGATAGTGAATTGAAAAAAGAAATTCGATCGGCAGACCGCATCGACCTATTAGTTTCCTTTATAAAATGGAAAGCAATCGTGATCTTAAAAGATGCTTTCCAAGAATTCACAGCAAGAGGTGGACAATTACGCATCATTACAACCACTTATATGGGTGCGACTGATGCGAAAGCGATACAAGAATTATCACTTTTGCCTAACACGCAAATTAAAGTATCCTACAATACAGGGAATGAACGCTTGCATGCTAAAGCGTATCTTTTTTATCGAAATACTGGTTTTCACACTGGATATATCGGCTCTTCCAATTTTTCTAGATCGGCACTTACGGATGGCCTTGAATGGAATGTAAAAGTAACGACAAAAGAAATACCACATATCATTGATAAATTCCAGAAAACTTTTGAATCGTACTGGGAGAATGCTGAATTTGAACTTTATGATGATCAAAAGCATTTTGTACAATTGGACCGTGCGCTGAAAAGAAATAAGCTGGGTAAATCGGATCAGAATATCTTCACCCTGTTTGATCTTAAACCTTATCATTATCAAAATGAAATCTTAGAGAAGCTAAAGGTTGAGCGTAAAGTACACAATAGATATCGAAACTTAGTAGTTGCTGCGACAGGAACGGGAAAGACGGTGATCTCAGCATTTGATTTTAAAAATTACTTAAAGGATAACCCACACAGTAATTTTCTATTTATTGCGCATCGTATCGAAATATTAACGCATGCTCAAAATACATTTCGTAATGTCTTAAAAGATCAAAACTTTGGTGAGCTGCTAGGTAGTGGCTATACTGTTGCAGACAGAAGAAACGTATTTGCGACCATACAAACATTGGCTAATAGAATAAAAGAGAGCGATTTTTCTGCAGAATACTATGATTATGTGATCATGGATGAAGTACACCATATACAGGCGGATAGCTATCAACAGGTGATCAAATACTTAAAACCAAAGATAATCCTCGGATTGACGGCTACTCCTGAACGAGCGGATGGGAAGAGCATATTAGCTGATTTCGACCAACATATTGCGGCAGAGATTCGCTTGCCAGATGCATTAAACAACAAACTACTTTGCCCTTTCCAATATTTTGCTGTATCTGATTCGGTAGATTTGGATAAAGCGAAATGGATCAAGGGCAAATATGATACGGGAGATTTGACTCGAATCTATACGCAAAGTGATGATCGGGTAAGAGAAATCTTGCACAACTTAAACAAATACTGCAAAGATATACATGATGTAAAGGCAATCGGGTTTTGTATCAGTATCGAGCATGCGCAATACATGCGTGATAAATTTACAAGCGCGGGTTTACTTGCTGAATCACTAACGAGTGTAAATACAGACAGGCGTCAGGAAATCATGCATCAGTTTAGAAAAGGTGAGATCAACTACCTCTTTGTGGTAGATATCTTTAATGAAGGGATCGATATCCCTGAAATAGATACGGTTATCTTTTTAAGACCTACGGAAAGCTTAACAATATTCTTACAACAACTGGGTCGTGGTCTTCGACTACATGATCATAAAGACTCCTTAACTGTGCTGGACTTTGTAGGTAATGCAAATCCTAATTATGACTTTGAGTCTAAATTTAGAGCCTTAATCGGTAAAACGAATACAACGGTACAGAAGGAAATTGAAAATGATTTTATTCACCTACCCTTAGGATGCTCTATAATTTTGGAGAAAAAGGCGAAGGAAGTCATCTTAACTAACATCCGAAAAGCAACTTCTTTAAATAAGCGAGATCTGAAAAGACGATTAGAAAACTATATCAATCAAACGGAACTTCCGTTGACATTGGAAAACTTTCTGTTTATCAACAATATTTCATTTGAACGTTTGTACCTACGCCATACTTGGACATCGCTACGCGAAGAGGCGGGAATTATTAAAAATGTAGATCGTACGAATGAAAAAAACTATCGTGCGATGCTGTCTAAAAAATGGGCGGCGACAAATTCGCTTTCCTACTTTCGGTTTTTACTCGATTTAGCGGAAAAGGATTTTGTGTTAAACGAACTTTCAGTTTCAGAAATCGATACGTTATACCTGACGATGCTGCACTATGATTTTTGGCAAGATGCTTCAAATGAGAGATCGCTGTTTGAGTCCATTGCAATAATAGGTAGTAACAAAAGTTATGTAGAGGAAATAAAAGTCTACTTAAAAATGCGCATCAACCTGATCGATTTTGAAGAACTAGATTGTAAGGAATTGGGATATGAACAACCGCTTAAATTGCATGCTCGATATACCCGGGACCAAATATTAGTTGCTTTTGGACTGAGCACGCTAGCAAAGAAAAATCCAAACCGTGAGGGTTCTGCAGAAAACAAAGAACTGAATACAGAGTTGTTATTTATAAACCTACAGAAATCTGAAGAGGACTTCTCTCCTACCACGATGTATGAGGATTATGCGATCAATGAAACACTGTTCCATTGGCAATCTCAAAATGAAGCTGGCCCGCATACGACAAAGGGCTTAGGTTATATCAATCAAAGGGAACGTAATAAGAAGATATTGCTGTTCGTACGTGAGTCTCCAAAAGATAGTTTGGGTAATACTGCAGGTTACGTATTTGTGGGGCTTGGTAATTTTCTCAAACACCAGGGCTCAAAGCCCATGTCGATCACTTGGAAATTGGAAGAACCGATTCCCGAATACTTATGGACAGCTTCTGCTAAAATGGCTGTTGGTTGA
- a CDS encoding macro domain-containing protein — MIKFLKGDLLKSDAEALVNAVNTVGVMGKGIALQFKNRYPTNYKVYKEACKKGELSIGKILVVKERDLINEKVIVNFPTKQHWRSPSEISYIQDGLIALKKAIKEYDIQSIAIPPLGCGLGGLDWDVVRPMIIEALQDLDVNIAIYEPG, encoded by the coding sequence ATGATTAAATTTTTAAAGGGAGATTTACTGAAATCAGATGCCGAGGCATTGGTCAATGCTGTCAATACAGTAGGTGTAATGGGTAAAGGGATAGCCCTGCAGTTTAAAAATCGATATCCTACAAACTATAAGGTATATAAGGAGGCTTGTAAAAAAGGTGAGTTAAGTATCGGGAAAATTCTAGTTGTGAAAGAACGTGATCTAATAAATGAAAAAGTCATTGTCAATTTCCCCACTAAACAACATTGGAGATCACCATCAGAAATTTCTTATATCCAGGATGGATTAATTGCCTTAAAAAAGGCTATTAAAGAATATGATATTCAAAGTATCGCTATTCCTCCTTTAGGCTGTGGACTTGGCGGATTAGATTGGGATGTTGTTAGGCCAATGATTATTGAAGCACTTCAAGATCTTGATGTCAATATTGCTATTTACGAACCTGGTTAA
- a CDS encoding SPFH domain-containing protein, giving the protein MSIFKSKKSEGGLMDVIRCDESEYLVWKWRPTGAANSTKKENAIRYGSSLRVKDGELAVFFYKQNSGTMQDFIQGPHDQTIKSANFPVLTNIVGTAFGGNSPFQAEIYFINLSGNIQIRFGIPYFDIYDPRFIDLGIPCAVRGTLTFNLTDYRSFIKLNRLINFDLDDFKKQIKDFFQRKAKSVILNTPQDNNISVMQIERKIDEISNIVESKLAAELEDHFGVNLKRLDIGAIELDKEHPHYQQLKKTTADQQTKFSAAKTDIEIENLSEVTRIQRKEMELGVEGKNFAVHQLNQQSDVLKTAAENLGGMGSMDLGGAGGVNAVGLMVGMGIGGAMGSQMGGMMTNINNTPPPLSTYFVAFNGQQLGQFSLEELKQSVQNGLFTEQHYVWKEGMPAWVLASSVAELASLFLVVPPPFPTI; this is encoded by the coding sequence ATGAGCATATTCAAAAGTAAAAAATCAGAAGGCGGATTAATGGACGTTATCCGTTGCGATGAATCAGAATATTTAGTTTGGAAATGGCGACCTACAGGTGCAGCTAACTCTACCAAAAAAGAAAATGCAATACGGTACGGGAGCAGTTTGCGTGTAAAAGATGGGGAACTTGCCGTATTTTTTTATAAACAAAACAGTGGAACAATGCAGGACTTTATACAAGGTCCTCATGATCAAACTATAAAATCTGCTAATTTTCCTGTTCTTACAAATATTGTAGGAACAGCTTTTGGTGGAAACTCTCCTTTTCAGGCAGAAATCTATTTCATCAACCTTTCAGGAAATATACAAATCAGATTCGGTATCCCGTATTTTGATATCTATGATCCAAGATTTATAGATTTGGGCATCCCTTGTGCTGTTCGTGGCACGCTTACTTTTAATCTAACTGATTATAGGAGTTTCATCAAACTGAATCGTCTAATTAATTTTGATTTGGACGATTTTAAAAAACAAATCAAGGATTTTTTTCAACGAAAAGCAAAGTCTGTTATTCTCAATACACCACAAGATAATAATATTTCTGTTATGCAGATTGAAAGAAAGATTGATGAGATAAGCAATATAGTGGAGTCAAAATTAGCAGCAGAATTAGAAGACCATTTTGGTGTCAATCTTAAACGTTTGGACATTGGAGCAATAGAATTGGATAAGGAGCATCCACACTATCAACAACTCAAAAAAACAACTGCAGATCAGCAGACCAAATTTTCTGCAGCCAAAACAGATATAGAAATCGAAAACTTGTCAGAAGTTACACGTATTCAAAGAAAAGAAATGGAATTAGGAGTTGAGGGTAAAAACTTTGCCGTTCATCAACTTAATCAACAATCTGATGTATTAAAAACCGCAGCCGAAAACCTTGGAGGAATGGGTAGTATGGATCTAGGTGGAGCAGGGGGGGTGAATGCAGTAGGATTGATGGTCGGAATGGGAATTGGCGGAGCAATGGGTAGCCAGATGGGTGGAATGATGACCAATATTAACAACACACCTCCACCATTATCAACTTACTTTGTTGCATTTAACGGACAGCAATTAGGTCAATTTTCGTTGGAAGAGCTGAAACAATCTGTACAAAATGGACTGTTCACAGAGCAACACTACGTTTGGAAAGAAGGAATGCCCGCTTGGGTATTGGCAAGTAGTGTTGCTGAACTTGCAAGTCTTTTTTTAGTAGTTCCACCTCCTTTTCCAACAATTTAA
- a CDS encoding DUF6591 domain-containing protein: protein MININKSIVFAVILISAIHISCGGNSDHKDKAQLADETALTSKSLAPDIAEISDDKEGIIESSNSENDHDANEESDNAEEEIVKTASSSKGSENWDALLKSYEDYIDHYVVLMKKAKNGDLNAIAQYAEYMQKATDLQEKIENAKEDLTGLQVAKFLKLQTKLMKVIGEM from the coding sequence ATGATAAATATTAATAAATCAATTGTATTTGCAGTTATTCTAATTTCTGCAATACATATTTCTTGCGGAGGAAATTCCGATCACAAAGATAAGGCCCAATTGGCAGACGAAACAGCATTAACAAGTAAAAGTTTAGCGCCCGATATAGCAGAGATCTCTGACGATAAAGAAGGTATTATAGAAAGTTCAAACTCAGAAAATGATCATGATGCCAATGAAGAATCTGACAATGCAGAAGAAGAAATTGTAAAAACTGCTAGTTCATCAAAAGGTAGTGAAAATTGGGATGCTTTATTGAAAAGTTATGAAGACTACATTGATCATTATGTTGTATTGATGAAAAAAGCAAAAAATGGAGATTTAAATGCGATAGCACAATATGCAGAATATATGCAAAAAGCAACCGATTTGCAGGAGAAAATTGAAAATGCTAAAGAGGATCTTACTGGGTTACAAGTAGCTAAATTTTTGAAATTGCAAACTAAATTAATGAAAGTAATTGGTGAAATGTAG